The genomic region GCCCCGCGGATAgagccccgtgaggatgcccacgaaatttgagagatttTGTCAActtcagaatatccctcgaacgccccctatccaaacgtggccagaagcaCTTCGCGAcgttacacgttcgtgtacttgcccagcgctcgctgggTTGGTGCAAAGCCTATCCTTCctggagtagagcgcaggttgtcaagggtaTCCCGATcttctcctttcgcgggcacatttttttattaaaactcctttaaaataattttttatatattataaaaaaatattgtatatatttttgcaaatataataaacatattttaattagaatGCGAATTAcactttttaactaaatttattttaatttaatgatttcattagaaaaacttattaaatatattttttataatatattttaaaaatatatctttttttgtggttagaaaattataaaattctatTAAATTAGTTGCTTCTTGGCAattatctgaaaaaaattagctacatattaaatatttcataaaaaatatttttttaacagtcgtttttggatttaaaattttattaattaatcttttctgatcttcttatttaatatttttatttggaaaaaatattttaaatattttttgtataataaaaaatacttttattttctttttgtttttataaaatattttaatttagaaaattataaaactattttcaattatttgcttTTTGGTTATTatatctaattaaaaaaaatcctaaaaattaaatattttcataaaatatttttttaacaataattctttaatttaaaatatttttcaattaaccctctttaactaatattaaatttagaaaaagtgtAAAGTGTTATGTTTAACTATTTGCTTCTTGGTaattatgaaggaaaaaatttagcTAACAATTAAATATTCTCTTTAACAATAATTCTTCAGCTCCATCTTTaactaacttttattttaatttaataatttaactagaaaaatttatttattcttttttctttatttactatttatttgttagtcaattataaaaaatataaagtccTATTCGATGATTTTCTTCTTGGCAATtacctaaaaaacaaaaattcagttaaaaaaagttctcttttataacaaaaaatttaaatttttacttcttgtcaaccataaaaaaataaatgcaactaaaaattaaaaaaaattaaataccaaaaaattttattgaaacaaaaatgtgtgaaattcaAAATCCCATCAACTAACTCTGGCAACTTTGGCGCGCTCAAGAGGTGGATGACCAGCGAAAGGCTGACAAAGTGCTTTAACGGGACTTGTGCACAGAGCGTAGGCGCacaaacagttttttgttttaaactaaaagaaaaaagaaaacaaatcaaaaatgtgTGGAGGAAAGGATAAAAACCAAGAGCTCACAGCGTCTATGGTGTGGTATTTCTGTTcgctcacaattttctttggtATAGTAGTTTACTTCCTGCTATGGCTTTGGAGGACGACGAGGCGGTACCGACAACCGGCGTTCCATCCAGTAAACGGTATCGGCATGCGTGCATTAACTGACTCGGAGGATGAGGATGAGTTCGTTGAGTTCGATGAGGTCGACGTGGACGAACTTTAGGTCAGCTTTCGATAAATCGACCGGAGTTGGGCATTTTGCATATTAACATAACTAGGGCATGGCCGGAGTTTGGCCCACCAGCTAGAGTTCAAAACTATGTACTTACAAGAACaactattatgtatgtatgtggaataTACAGAATATAAGCAGGCGCTGcaaaacaattcttttttagTAAAAGTATTTTATGGTGTCATTGATTTTTAACCATTAATGCCCAAATtcgatttatttcttattataaactcttttcatttataatttatatttatttatagactataaaattacatttaagCTTTTTATTGTAATCGAATGACGATTTAATAATTAAACCATTTTTGTATTCAAAgcggttttattaaaaaatttaaatcaaatctgtatttaaaaaaatattatttagcaTGTTTCTTTGTCATCCACtttaaatttgacaaaaaaaagaagaaaacttaattcttattttaatcCATATTAATTTATAAGTACCAGATTTACTCCTAATATTCAatataaaaggaaaattcaaatcacagaatattttattgaagcGGTCGGGTAACAGCACAAACATCCCCCATAAAtgtttggggaatgctgctgaagtgacagtactTGTGTGCATATGGATGCGGGCCTTTCCAGTGACTTAGAACCGAGTTCCGGGTCGTCAGGTATGATGGGCCGAAAcatcgtttttcttttcaaaaaaatgccCACAATATGAGTGTAACAGGATTTTTTCCAATTCCGCTTCATTAAACAATGGCTGAGCGGAATCACGCGAGCGAAGCATGTGGAGCGGGTACTTCATCCATTCTTAAACTTTGGAAGATATTTACTCGCGAATTCGCGATATGCAAAATGATTGCCACGGATTTAAAGATTTCCTCTCCTTAGGGTCTAAAACGATCTCTTCTTTGTGAATACGGACTATTTCGTGTCACCTTAAATAACATGGCGTGGCTATTAGGTTCCGGGCATTTACCACACAAACCCGTTCTGGGCGAGTTCGAGTCGCAAACGCTGAAAggggtaaataaatataaaagcacctcccgacaggcaatggcaaaccgccaaTTGTACCTATATTTCTGTCATGacaaacctcctcataaaaagccatctgccATTGGGAGGAGGGAGCGGCCCGAACTTCACCTCCAATTTGAAGTGCGTGTCTagatgttgatccacaaatggTAATGTTGTAAcggaaaaaacatataaaaccgTAAAAGCAATCTGGTAACATTGGTGCTAAAATGCTGATGTCCTGCTTAATGctaaagaatttattaaaaaaaaaaagtcaataaagCATAATCAGCACCAGTTGGGTctccaaatatgaaaaaatagatattttgtGGAATTCGTCCGCAGTTGAGATCacctgattttataaataaaaactctatatttttagtgcaaagttttcatattttattccacATCTTATTCTATACTTCCTTCATTCCCCGCTTCATCAACGCTTTCtaagttttccacaattctCTTTAGTTTGGCCTTTTGTTATCCCATATTTCCTTTAATCCCATGTCATTTACCTCGCCGTATATCACTGCCAAAAAACCGCTAGCTCACATTCGGCACTTGCGAGGCGGTACTGTGGAATTCGACCACTTCGTAGTCGAGTAGTGTATTACAAGAAAGGTGGCAAAAAAATAGTTCCAAACGCTGCATACGATATGGATCCAATAAAGGAAGCGTTTACgagttttcttatatttttaataccgATCGCTCTTACCGCCGCATTCTTTGGCGTGTGCTACTTCATTTATTACATACACTGCAGAAAGACGAGAGTACCCGAAGGGAATGGTATACTAATGGAACAACTACCAACTGCTTCCAAGGATTCCATCTCAGGTGTTTCAACGTCAAGCGCTAAGCCACGCTCTACAACCTCCTCTTCAAGTGCTGTGCCACATTGTTCGAAATATTCTTTGCCTGGAGTCTTGCCACGCACTGCGCCAGCGGGCATGCCAGGTGTTGCGCACAGCACCGTGCTGCATTCTACGGCACGTCATATAACTGCTCCGGCGCCATCTTATGTGCCACTTGTTGTATCAGGTTCTACGCCACGTACTACGCCAATTTCTACGCCACGTGGGGCGCGTCGCTCTTTGCCTGGCCATACGTCTAGTGCTGTGCCAACTGCTGATCCAAGTAATGCGCTACTTTCTCCACCTGACACCATGGCCGACTCTAACCCACGTTCAAGCTCACGTTATAAGTCACCTACCGCCTCACATTCTGCGCAATGCTTGTCTAACCCTGTACCAGCTGATGCGCAATCCGTATCTCGCCCAGAACCAGTTGCTGCACAATCCTCGTCTCGTCCTGTACAAGCTGCTGCGCAATCCTCGTCTAGTCCTGTACAAGCTGCTGCGCAATCCTCGTCTCATCCTGCACCAACTGCTACCTCACGTCTTATGCCACGTTCTGAACGACGTGCTGACCGACGTTCGGCGCCACCTGCTCCGTTACATACGCGTAGTAATATGCCAACTGCCGATCCACATTCCTCGCGACGTTCTGTGCCGCGTACTACCTCGGATTCGGGGCAAGGGCCTTCTAAGTCGCGTTCTAAGCGTCCTTCTGTGCTACACCAAACGTCAGTTTAGAGCAGAGTCGGCGAAAgattctaatggcggtcgcttTCTTTGTCTAAATTTTCTATTCCCTTATCTGACGACGTTTTGCTGATTTTATATTCAATGGATATG from Anastrepha obliqua isolate idAnaObli1 chromosome 2, idAnaObli1_1.0, whole genome shotgun sequence harbors:
- the LOC129238428 gene encoding mucin-1-like; amino-acid sequence: MDPIKEAFTSFLIFLIPIALTAAFFGVCYFIYYIHCRKTRVPEGNGILMEQLPTASKDSISGVSTSSAKPRSTTSSSSAVPHCSKYSLPGVLPRTAPAGMPGVAHSTVLHSTARHITAPAPSYVPLVVSGSTPRTTPISTPRGARRSLPGHTSSAVPTADPSNALLSPPDTMADSNPRSSSRYKSPTASHSAQCLSNPVPADAQSVSRPEPVAAQSSSRPVQAAAQSSSSPVQAAAQSSSHPAPTATSRLMPRSERRADRRSAPPAPLHTRSNMPTADPHSSRRSVPRTTSDSGQGPSKSRSKRPSVLHQTSV